Proteins from a single region of Ananas comosus cultivar F153 linkage group 3, ASM154086v1, whole genome shotgun sequence:
- the LOC109707094 gene encoding ATP sulfurylase 2-like isoform X2, with protein sequence MANPICTPKSHHRTLFFHPLSPSSPSPRRHFCPSLSLLPRNPPPLSNPLLNSNPFVPFLHPPPSSRAPMAAAAAASSSPPRVRSSLIEPDGGELVDLVVPAAERAARRAEAAALPRVPAGAVDVEWAHVLAEGWASPLRGFMREREYLESLHFNSMRLPHGPRVNMSLPIVLAIADDVKLSIGDSPHVALQGPSGNIFAILRSIEIYKHNKEERIARTWGTTAPGLPYVEEFIIPAGDWLIGGDLEVLEPIKYNDGLDHYRLSPKELRTEFDRRKADAVFAFQLRNPVHNGHALLMNDTRRRLLEMGYKNPILLLHPLGGFTKADDVPLPVRMEQHSKVLEDGVLDPETTIVAIFPSPMHYAGPTEVQWHAKARINAGANFYIVGRDPAGMSHPTEKRDLYDPDHGKKVLSMAPGLEKLNILPFRVQSKRC encoded by the exons atggCGAACCCCATTTGTACCCCCAAATCCCACCACCGTACCCTCTTCTTCCACCCACTCTCCCCCTCTTCTCCCTCCCCAAGGCGTCATTTTtgcccctccctctccctcctcccccgAAACCCACCTCCATTGTCGAACCCTCTCCTCAACTCTAACCCCTTCGTCCCCTTCCTCCACCCTCCTCCTTCCTCGCGGGCGccaatggcggcggcggcggcggcttcgTCGTCGCCTCCGCGCGTGCGGAGCTCCTTGATCGAGCCCGACGGCGGGGAGCTAGTGGACCTGGTGGTGCCCGCGGCGGAGCGCGCGGCGCGGcgcgcggaggcggcggcgctgcCTAGGGTTCCGGCGGGGGCGGTGGACGTGGAGTGGGCGCACGTGTTGGCCGAGGGGTGGGCGAGCCCGCTCCGGGGCTTCATGCGGGAGCGCGAGTACCTCGAGTCCCTGCACTTCAACTCCATGCGCCTCCCCCATGGCCCCCGCGTCAACATGTCGCTCCCCATCGTCCTCGCCATTGCCGACGACGTCAAGCTCTCCATCGGCGACAGCCCCCACGTCGCGCTCCAGGGCCCCTCCGGGAACATCTTCGCTATCTTAAGGag CATTGAAATATACAAACAcaacaaagaagaaagaatagctAGAACATGGGGGACGACAGCTCCGGGATTACCTTATGTCGAGGAGTTCATAATCCCGGCCGGGGATTGGTTGATCGGCGGGGACCTCGAAGTGTTGGAACCAATCAAATATAACGATGGTCTCGATCACTACAGGCTCTCGCCAAAAGAACTTAGAACGGAATTCGACAGACGCAAGGCGGATGCTGTATTTGCCTTTCAGTTGAGGAACCCTGTACATAACGGCCACGCGTTGCTGATGAATGATACGAGGAGGCGTCTTTTGGAAATGGGCtacaaaaaccctattttgttACTTCATCCTTTGGGCGGTTTTACTAAGGCCGACGATGTGCCCTTGCCCGTGCGGATGGAGCAGCATAGCAAG GTTCTGGAAGATGGAGTTCTTGATCCTGAGACTACAATTGTAGCAATATTCCCTTCTCCTATGCATTACGCGGGCCCGACGGAAGTACAGTGGCACGCTAAAGCTCGGATTAATGCCGGAgctaatttttatattgtagGCCGCGATCCTGCTGGGATGAGTCATCCGACTGAGAAGAGGGACTTGTACGATCCCGATCACGGGAAAAAAGTCTTAAGCATGGCTCCTGGTTTAGAGAAGCTGAATATATTGCCCTTCAGG GTACAGAGTAAGCGCTGTTGA
- the LOC109707094 gene encoding ATP sulfurylase 2-like isoform X1 yields the protein MANPICTPKSHHRTLFFHPLSPSSPSPRRHFCPSLSLLPRNPPPLSNPLLNSNPFVPFLHPPPSSRAPMAAAAAASSSPPRVRSSLIEPDGGELVDLVVPAAERAARRAEAAALPRVPAGAVDVEWAHVLAEGWASPLRGFMREREYLESLHFNSMRLPHGPRVNMSLPIVLAIADDVKLSIGDSPHVALQGPSGNIFAILRSIEIYKHNKEERIARTWGTTAPGLPYVEEFIIPAGDWLIGGDLEVLEPIKYNDGLDHYRLSPKELRTEFDRRKADAVFAFQLRNPVHNGHALLMNDTRRRLLEMGYKNPILLLHPLGGFTKADDVPLPVRMEQHSKVLEDGVLDPETTIVAIFPSPMHYAGPTEVQWHAKARINAGANFYIVGRDPAGMSHPTEKRDLYDPDHGKKVLSMAPGLEKLNILPFRVAAYDLMAKKMAFFDPSRSQDFLFISGTKMRTYARNGESPPDGFMCPGGWKVLVDYYNSLQGEESGKQSAVTAA from the exons atggCGAACCCCATTTGTACCCCCAAATCCCACCACCGTACCCTCTTCTTCCACCCACTCTCCCCCTCTTCTCCCTCCCCAAGGCGTCATTTTtgcccctccctctccctcctcccccgAAACCCACCTCCATTGTCGAACCCTCTCCTCAACTCTAACCCCTTCGTCCCCTTCCTCCACCCTCCTCCTTCCTCGCGGGCGccaatggcggcggcggcggcggcttcgTCGTCGCCTCCGCGCGTGCGGAGCTCCTTGATCGAGCCCGACGGCGGGGAGCTAGTGGACCTGGTGGTGCCCGCGGCGGAGCGCGCGGCGCGGcgcgcggaggcggcggcgctgcCTAGGGTTCCGGCGGGGGCGGTGGACGTGGAGTGGGCGCACGTGTTGGCCGAGGGGTGGGCGAGCCCGCTCCGGGGCTTCATGCGGGAGCGCGAGTACCTCGAGTCCCTGCACTTCAACTCCATGCGCCTCCCCCATGGCCCCCGCGTCAACATGTCGCTCCCCATCGTCCTCGCCATTGCCGACGACGTCAAGCTCTCCATCGGCGACAGCCCCCACGTCGCGCTCCAGGGCCCCTCCGGGAACATCTTCGCTATCTTAAGGag CATTGAAATATACAAACAcaacaaagaagaaagaatagctAGAACATGGGGGACGACAGCTCCGGGATTACCTTATGTCGAGGAGTTCATAATCCCGGCCGGGGATTGGTTGATCGGCGGGGACCTCGAAGTGTTGGAACCAATCAAATATAACGATGGTCTCGATCACTACAGGCTCTCGCCAAAAGAACTTAGAACGGAATTCGACAGACGCAAGGCGGATGCTGTATTTGCCTTTCAGTTGAGGAACCCTGTACATAACGGCCACGCGTTGCTGATGAATGATACGAGGAGGCGTCTTTTGGAAATGGGCtacaaaaaccctattttgttACTTCATCCTTTGGGCGGTTTTACTAAGGCCGACGATGTGCCCTTGCCCGTGCGGATGGAGCAGCATAGCAAG GTTCTGGAAGATGGAGTTCTTGATCCTGAGACTACAATTGTAGCAATATTCCCTTCTCCTATGCATTACGCGGGCCCGACGGAAGTACAGTGGCACGCTAAAGCTCGGATTAATGCCGGAgctaatttttatattgtagGCCGCGATCCTGCTGGGATGAGTCATCCGACTGAGAAGAGGGACTTGTACGATCCCGATCACGGGAAAAAAGTCTTAAGCATGGCTCCTGGTTTAGAGAAGCTGAATATATTGCCCTTCAGG GTGGCAGCGTACGACCTGATGGCAAAGAAGATGGCATTCTTCGACCCTTCGCGATCTCAAGATTTTCTTTTCATCTCAGGAACCAAG ATGAGAACATATGCAAGAAATGGAGAGAGCCCTCCCGACGGCTTCATGTGCCCCGGAGGGTGGAAGGTACTCGTCGACTATTACAACAGCTTGCAAGGCGAAGAATCAGGAAAGCAATCGGCCGTAACCGCTGCTTAA